Part of the Saccharomyces paradoxus chromosome XI, complete sequence genome, TTGCAATTATATTCTGACTGGAAATTTTGGTGGGCACCAGCCAATTGGTGTTGGCGCGTTCTAATCAACAGTTGTATGGGCAAAGATGACGGTCTTAATTGACATCACCATGCTGACTAATAtaagaaaatgagaaataGCGAGGGATGAGCAGAGAAGAAACGAATCGATCTCTATTTGAAGAGTTGCCGATGATTTATTGTAGCAGCCTAGCAAGGTAGCATTTTTTCTGACATAATAAGCATACGTCATAGAGGCTCGTGCCCAGAACGAATCTCAACAAATAGAGCAGATTTTTATCCACCCGCAATCTAGTTGGTAGTTATTCTGTTCCCCTTTATTCAACCAAATCCCATGTGTGATTGAATTAACAGTTGATTGGATTCATAAGGAACCCATTCACATTTTACAGGGCTGAAGGAATGGAACATCACACTGAATAAGACGAAACAGTTGATAAGAGTGCAGAAAATCATTGAGCGATGCCAGTACACCAAAATCCATGTCTTTAAGAGCGGGGGTGCACTTTAATGAACCAATGTGTCCTTTAAATTACTAATTACATTTTCCTAACATGAAACTGctaattgaagaaattgatgtTGTGGTAATGTATGTGAATCTTTAATCGTACACTGGATGTATCATATTAATTCATGGTATTTTGTTGAGAATAATGTATCCGTTGTGTCTTAAAGTTACACAAACCCTAAACCTAAGTTATGGGTTCAAACACACCTAGTGGAAAAGTTTTACATTGCCCTAGTTCTTAGCTTAAATGCTTTAAATTTTATCAGGCAAAAAAGCTATTCACATATTTCACTTGAAAATTAATCGCAGGTaacttgaagaaaatgtaCAAAGTAGAATGGGCGATTTTTGGTACCGATTTTCCCCATTGTCACTAGTAAAGAATCCTCGTTTATCTTAAACTCGCGATACTGCGGAAACTTCATAGATAACTTCTAGCTAAAACAAAGATTCATGGCAATTTTAATTGTGGATGTCATTATCAGCTGTTTTTTTATGATGTTGGCGAACACTAAAGTCGTACTcagtatttttgaattccCAAATAATATGAGCGAGCCTGAATGCTAAGAAGAGATTCCCTATAAGTGCCTTTCACAAACACCAATCAAGAATGtttatcttttctattCTTGAGTAGGAAATGACATGTTGAACATGTGTCGGTAAGTATGATAGAGTGCGTTTTCAACtggaaagaaatgaataaGAATAAACGTCATTCAAGCCTAGTAGACAGTACTTAATGGCTTCAAGAGCAAGTAAGTGAGCAAATAATTGCTCtatcaatttttcttcaaagggcctatttattattgattttttcgtGGGAACTAGTAAAACCCTCAGAGGTTTGAATACGAGATGAACAACTAGAACGCAAAAGTTCTAATAAACTTTAGTCTATTGCTTTTTGAAAAGCCATATTTGTTGAAACTCATTGTAATAGACAAAAAATGCATATAAGGTTAAAAAGAGAGACAACCTGAGCTTGCTTGAATTAAGAATGTCCTCTCAATTTTCGagtcaaaaattttcctcGGGCCTAGAAATttatctttgaagaagatagcACCAAGATTGATGCACTGcgttttgaaaaataagtTAGACAAATTAATGGCCTATTTTCTTGAGAAAATGGGCAATATTTGGATATCTTACATTTCTCTTTGGCgaaacctttttttttatgatcTTTATACTTAACTAGTGAATCCagtttaaaaataaaatgttcattttcaaacattGTGCAGATAGTGTTTTTgtgaataataatattcagATTTGACTCAGACTTTCCATTAGTTTCACTAATAATATCACTTCGATTAACATTGTCATTTCTTCGAAAATGTTAACTTATTCCacattttacaaaatataCCATTTGTCCTATGATTACCATTGCCACTCTTCAACACTTTTTATTCCTTTACCATGGAAAAATACCAAGCTTCCCTACTAAAATTGCGTACATTTTTTAATCAAAAGTATTTTAAGTATTCAAGATTTATGAGACTGTCATTTttatgataaagaaaaaaaactcgTATCTTAAAATTACTAGTCTGGtagaaacaagaaaaaaggttaCGGAGCTTCACTTTTTAACATATGGCTCTGAATTTCACTTTAACTAGAGCTCTGGCATTTAAGGATCTTCGAAGAGTGCTCGcctttttgatgaaaatcGCGATAGTTAATTTTTCCGCCATGTTGTAACTTTCTCAAAACTGCAATTTCAGGGTGTCCAATTTATTGTCAATATGCaaccaaaaaatataataaaaccCTTTTTGAGCAAATAAAGTTGGTCATAATAGCACAACGCATGATCAATTGTTAAACGAAAATGGAACACTCATACTATTTTAAACTTATCAGGTGCACTACCTCTTCATAAAATTGCCTTATTACCTATAAAAATGCCTAAAAAATTGGTATACTATTTGCTATGAAGTGACAAAATGGAGGACGATTATAGCGTAAGTCTGGAATATTGGTTTTTAGTGGTTGAACAATACTTTTCACGATTTACAGTAATCTTAATTTTTAGGAATGAATAACACATGCCCCTTTTGGGAACATGATGATATTTCGGAATGTGCTAGGCGTGAATACATCGAGTTTAAATTCCCTCTGTTTATATTATTGACTGGTTTGATAAACACATTTTGTAAAGTCTTTCGAGCCCTTCAtttaaagaggaaaaaCCATATAAATGAAGCGccagaatttgaagaacaaggTAATGGAAACCATAAATATGCAAGATTCTCAATTTTAAGACTAAAATCGGCATGGGAAAGCCGTAGCTTTTATAATGTCAAGAACAGATCTACTTTCGgtaaattcaaaaaaattatagaaGGTCTCCTTATTGTTTCACAGCTTACTATCCACTTGTACATTTTGTTCAATATGCCAgaggataaaaaaaagttttctcaCCGAGGTTTTCTAGCCCAAATCTCTCTTTGGTTTTTACTTCTCGTTGTTATTACGCTTCGTTTAATTTCAGCAAGCCAGTCATTTCGATGGGTTTTAGTGTATAAGCGTGATTTATGGGCTGTTTCGTTTTTTTCCTATGCATCCTTGTTTGCTCTTTCGATTTTACCCCTTCGTTCCGTCTTGATTGGAAAGATAAACGATACAATTCAGGTCAAATATATCATTGTCGAGACTTCCATTGACCTAGCGCTTTTCCTACTACTATCGACATCGAGTATAGAAGGAACTAGGTACTCATTTTTGGTTGGAAATGAGAATAAAAGGTTGCCACCGACTCCTACCGTATTTGGTCTTCTTACTTTTTCTAGAATTGATCAGCTTATATGGAAAGCCTACAAACACTACCTTGGAAATACGGACATTTGGGACTTAGacatcaataataaatctATAACAATTTTGGGGAACTTTGAAATGTCTTCTAAACATAAAAggcttttttcaaacattgTTTCTTATTTCAAGGCCGTTTTTATCTCCCAGTTGTTTCTGGCTTTTGTATCTAGTTTTCTGAACTTTGTGCCTTCATTGTTGCTGCCAAGAATACTAACATATGTTAATGACCCGAAGTCACAATCATGGAATTTGATGTCTTTATACGTGACATTTATGTTGGTCAGTAAAATCATCGCCACAACCTGTAGAGGTCAGGGATTATTCTTAGGTGAAAAGGGTACTATGCAACTAAGAACAATTTTGATATCCAATATCTATTCCAAAACCTTAAGAAGAACGATTCTAAGAGACTCAACAACCtcacaacaaaaaaaggcgGCAAAAtcttctgaagaaaatcACGACTCTTCTGAAGAGGAACCTAGAAAAAAGTTTAGCAGGAAAGACAATTCTGTTAACAATGTCATGTCTGTTGATGCTTTCAGGGTGTCCGAAGCTATGAATACTTTTTATCTGGCATGCGAAGCAATTTTCATGACAATTACGGCGCTAATGATACTATATTCCCTACTCGGATGGTCCGCCTTTGCTGGTACCTTTGCTCTTCTTGCCATGATTCctttaaatttttggtGTGCAACCTTTTACGGGAAGTATCAGGCCGATCAATTGATTCTAACTGACAACCGTACCTCTGGGATTAATGAGGCTTTGAACTCAATACGCGTAATAAAGCTACTCGCATGggaaaatttgttttatcAAAAGATTATGAACGCAAGAGATGGAGAAATCAGACTTCTTAAAAAGAAGGCAacgattttcttttttaacCATCTCATTTGGTTTTTTGGGCCGACTTTGGTCTCCGTCGTAACATTTTCAGTATTTATTAAATTCCAAAATCAGATGCTTACTCCTTCAATAGCATTTACAgctctttctttgtttgcAATATTGAGGACTCCTATGGACCAAATTGCTTCGACTATCAGCCTTTTGATGCagtcttttatttctcttgAAAGAATCCAAGATTATCTGAATGAAccagaaacaagaaaatatgaaattttgaaacaaagCGATTCTAAGTTTGGTTTTGAAGATGCAAACATGGAATGGGAAGCTGCTGAAACAAGTTTTAAACTCAAGAACATTTCTATTGAATTCAAGCGGGACAGTCTCAACGCAATCATAGGTCCAACAGGGTCAGGAAAGTCTTCACTATTACTTGGACTATTGGGAGAATTGAATCTTCTTTCTGGAAAGATTTATGTACCTACAGTCGACTCCCGCGACGACTTAGAAATTGGTAGAGACGGAATGACAAATTCAATGGCATATTGTTCTCAAACTCCGTGGTTAATAAGTGGAACGATTAAAGATAACGTTGTTTTTGGAGAAGCCTTCGACCAACAGAAATTTGATGATGTAATGAAATCCTGTTGTCTTGACAGAGATATCAAGGTAATGACAGCTGGCTTAAAAACAGATGTGGGTGAGGGAGGATTTTCCTTATCCGGCGGACAGCAACAAAGAATTGCTTTAGCCAGAGCAGTTTACTCCTCTTCCAGGTACCTGATCCTTGATGACTGCTTGAGTGCAGTAGATCCTGAAACTGCACTTCATATTTATGAAGAATGTTTATGCGGTCCCATAATGAAAGGAAGGACCTGCATAATTACGAGCCATAATATTTCCTTAGTTACAAAACAGGCTGATTGGCTTGTGATT contains:
- a CDS encoding Nft1 (transporter of the MRP subfamily~similar to YKR103W), with translation MNNTCPFWEHDDISECARREYIEFKFPLFILLTGLINTFCKVFRALHLKRKNHINEAPEFEEQGNGNHKYARFSILRLKSAWESRSFYNVKNRSTFGKFKKIIEGLLIVSQLTIHLYILFNMPEDKKKFSHRGFLAQISLWFLLLVVITLRLISASQSFRWVLVYKRDLWAVSFFSYASLFALSILPLRSVLIGKINDTIQVKYIIVETSIDLALFLLLSTSSIEGTRYSFLVGNENKRLPPTPTVFGLLTFSRIDQLIWKAYKHYLGNTDIWDLDINNKSITILGNFEMSSKHKRLFSNIVSYFKAVFISQLFLAFVSSFLNFVPSLLLPRILTYVNDPKSQSWNLMSLYVTFMLVSKIIATTCRGQGLFLGEKGTMQLRTILISNIYSKTLRRTILRDSTTSQQKKAAKSSEENHDSSEEEPRKKFSRKDNSVNNVMSVDAFRVSEAMNTFYLACEAIFMTITALMILYSLLGWSAFAGTFALLAMIPLNFWCATFYGKYQADQLILTDNRTSGINEALNSIRVIKLLAWENLFYQKIMNARDGEIRLLKKKATIFFFNHLIWFFGPTLVSVVTFSVFIKFQNQMLTPSIAFTALSLFAILRTPMDQIASTISLLMQSFISLERIQDYLNEPETRKYEILKQSDSKFGFEDANMEWEAAETSFKLKNISIEFKRDSLNAIIGPTGSGKSSLLLGLLGELNLLSGKIYVPTVDSRDDLEIGRDGMTNSMAYCSQTPWLISGTIKDNVVFGEAFDQQKFDDVMKSCCLDRDIKVMTAGLKTDVGEGGFSLSGGQQQRIALARAVYSSSRYLILDDCLSAVDPETALHIYEECLCGPIMKGRTCIITSHNISLVTKQADWLVILDDGEVKSQGKPSDIIKSNEFLRESIKNDSKSTTHCQIELKKLTTSRDTKNEDPEEENSQDEESAEVEDFEETKMEGSVKFSAYKWLADYFGGLGLVFVFTSSSILIHGITLSQGFWLRYWLETGSPESKSTWLYKIVEKSHSNVYFLLTYIIIGFVSSFLTAGKVWIAIISGTNVTKKIFARLLSSILYAKLRFHNITPTGRIMNRFSKDMDIIDQQLIPNFEGLSYSVVVCLWIILLIGYVTPQFLLFAIPLCALYYIVGTLYLRASRELKRIDNINISPIHQLFAEAIKGVTTIRALADERRFITQSLVTIDRSNVPFFYLTMATEWITYRVDIIGALILFSSSLIVIMKASYMDAGLAGILLSNAFSFTETAQWIIKVFSSVELLMSSVERIKEYTDVPSESNGYMTPPANWPQTGEIELKNLSLRYSPHSSKALDNVSFKVKAGTKVGIVGRTGAGKSSIIQAIYRLSDWENGTVFIDNKDIKDIPLKCLRNSVSCIPQDPTLFDGTIRSNLDPCNRYSDVQVYDALSKVGLIGNNDESSLIPEQQQDNSFNHKLRNRFIDLNSVVKSGGSNLSQGQRQLLCLARSMLGARNIMLIDEATASIDYISDAKIQKTIRETMENTTILTIAHRLRSVIDYDKILVMDMGRVKEYDHPYTLISDRNTIFCRLCKQSGEFEILFDLAKASFNNKRQDT